The following are encoded in a window of Kitasatospora sp. NBC_01250 genomic DNA:
- a CDS encoding transglycosylase domain-containing protein, with the protein MSSSHSGSFVHKTKLTATFLGVSVVAGALTAGLALPAVGGLGLGAKSAVGDFNSLPDDFTTPPLSQASTIYDANGGVIATVFDRDRTVVPSDQISPLMKSALVDIEDNRFYQHGAIDVKGVLRALSSNASGGGTQGASTLTQQYVKNVFVEEAGNDSAAVQAAQAQDVGRKVKEMKYAIKVEQTLTKDQILTNYLNITFFGEQAYGIQAASQRYFGVDAKDLSLPQAALLAGLVQSPSGYDPIVNPKAAKERRDTVLKKMAQYGTITQAQADQAIATPVTLNVNKPNQGCITAQQGEGFFCDYVKNQVLNDPAFGASSADRAALWKRGGLQIHTTLDPTAQTALQKSVTGHVYATDKAATAMTIVQPGTGKIIAMGQSRPYGVNANQTQINYNVTKSMGGGIGFPTGSTFKPIVAAAALENGINPSQSYPSPYSMAWPKMKDCQGQGFRPAQVHNDATSLVGPFTMAPAMAQSVNTYFASLEADAGLCNVAQMTNKLGITQQAGNEPLQVVPAMALGSNDLTPLEMANVYATFAAHGTYCTPTAIASVTGPDGKPLNVPQSQCSQAMSATTADEITTMLKGVVQDGTGSPAGLTDRDSAGKTGTTNDSEQVWFVGYTPELAGATVVTDTDNPTSLDGQRIGGKYVDQAFGGTLSGPIWRDAMSGALQNTPPSSLASVPLP; encoded by the coding sequence ATGTCTTCGTCGCACTCGGGCTCGTTCGTCCACAAGACCAAGCTCACCGCCACCTTCCTCGGTGTCAGTGTGGTGGCCGGCGCACTCACCGCGGGGCTCGCGCTGCCCGCCGTCGGTGGGCTCGGGCTGGGCGCCAAAAGCGCCGTGGGGGACTTCAACAGCCTGCCCGACGACTTCACCACACCCCCGCTCAGCCAGGCGTCGACGATCTACGACGCCAACGGCGGGGTGATCGCCACCGTCTTCGACCGCGACCGCACCGTGGTCCCCAGCGACCAGATATCCCCGCTGATGAAGTCGGCGCTGGTGGACATCGAGGACAACCGCTTCTACCAGCACGGCGCGATCGACGTGAAGGGTGTGCTGCGCGCACTGAGCAGCAACGCCTCGGGCGGCGGCACCCAGGGCGCCTCCACGCTCACCCAGCAGTACGTGAAGAACGTCTTCGTCGAGGAGGCCGGCAACGACTCGGCGGCCGTCCAGGCGGCGCAGGCGCAGGACGTGGGCCGCAAGGTCAAGGAGATGAAGTACGCGATCAAGGTCGAGCAGACCCTGACCAAGGACCAGATCCTGACCAACTACCTCAACATCACCTTCTTCGGTGAGCAGGCCTACGGGATCCAGGCCGCCTCCCAGCGCTACTTCGGCGTCGACGCCAAGGACCTCAGCCTGCCGCAGGCCGCACTGCTGGCCGGCCTGGTGCAGTCCCCCTCCGGGTACGACCCGATCGTCAACCCGAAGGCCGCCAAGGAGCGCCGGGACACCGTCCTGAAGAAGATGGCGCAGTACGGCACGATCACCCAGGCCCAGGCCGACCAGGCGATCGCCACCCCGGTCACGCTGAACGTCAACAAGCCGAACCAGGGCTGCATCACCGCCCAGCAGGGCGAGGGCTTCTTCTGCGACTACGTGAAGAACCAGGTGCTCAACGACCCGGCGTTCGGTGCCAGCTCGGCCGACCGGGCGGCGCTCTGGAAGCGCGGCGGCCTGCAGATCCACACCACCCTGGATCCCACGGCCCAGACCGCCCTGCAGAAGTCGGTCACCGGCCACGTGTACGCCACCGACAAGGCGGCGACCGCGATGACCATCGTGCAGCCGGGCACCGGGAAGATCATCGCGATGGGCCAGAGCCGCCCGTACGGGGTGAACGCCAACCAGACGCAGATCAACTACAACGTCACCAAGTCGATGGGCGGCGGCATCGGGTTCCCGACCGGCTCGACCTTCAAGCCGATCGTGGCGGCGGCGGCGCTGGAGAACGGGATCAACCCCTCGCAGTCCTACCCCTCGCCGTACAGCATGGCCTGGCCGAAGATGAAGGACTGCCAGGGCCAGGGCTTCCGCCCCGCCCAGGTGCACAACGACGCCACCTCGCTGGTCGGCCCCTTCACCATGGCGCCGGCCATGGCGCAGTCGGTGAACACCTACTTCGCCTCGCTGGAGGCGGACGCCGGGCTGTGCAACGTGGCGCAGATGACCAACAAGCTCGGGATCACCCAGCAGGCCGGCAACGAGCCGCTGCAGGTGGTGCCGGCGATGGCGCTGGGCAGCAACGACCTGACCCCGCTGGAGATGGCGAACGTCTACGCGACCTTCGCCGCGCACGGCACGTACTGCACGCCGACCGCGATAGCCAGCGTCACCGGCCCCGACGGCAAGCCGCTGAACGTGCCGCAGAGCCAGTGCAGCCAGGCGATGTCGGCCACCACCGCGGACGAGATCACCACGATGCTCAAGGGCGTGGTGCAGGACGGCACCGGCAGCCCGGCCGGCCTCACCGACCGGGACAGCGCCGGCAAGACCGGCACCACCAACGACAGCGAGCAGGTCTGGTTCGTCGGCTACACGCCGGAGCTGGCGGGCGCCACGGTGGTCACCGACACCGACAACCCGACCTCGCTGGACGGACAGCGGATCGGCGGCAAGTACGTCGACCAGGCCTTCGGCGGCACGCTGTCCGGGCCGATCTGGCGGGACGCGATGAGCGGCGCACTGCAGAACACCCCGCCGTCCTCGCTCGCCTCGGTGCCGCTGCCGTAG